One Onychostoma macrolepis isolate SWU-2019 chromosome 10, ASM1243209v1, whole genome shotgun sequence genomic region harbors:
- the bcl7ba gene encoding B-cell CLL/lymphoma 7 protein family member B-A, producing MSGRSVRAETRSRAKDDIKKVMAAIERVRRWEKKWVTVGDTSLRIFKWVPVVDTKEKDKSKVSVGGEIQRKNFPTEESSDNSCSVLLDFQDENSNQSSLSDSYQHKVAADSSNNSSPQPSEPVSPAPQSLDYRTDDPQPPTLGQEIMEEPLLQSSEIADEPPTLIKEDLLPLTAPEDEDSCGAPPLKRICTEQVSVIQAAPLS from the exons ATGTCGGGTCGCTCGGTCCGCGCGGAGACCCGAAGCCGCGCTAAAGATGACATTAAGAAAGTGATGGCGGCTATCGAGAGAGTACGGAGATG GGAGAAGAAATGGGTCACAGTTGGAGATACATCATTAAGAATATTTAAATGGGTTCCTGTGGTGGACACAAAGGAG AAGGACAAGAGCAAAGTGTCTGTGGGTGGAGAGATACAACGGAAAAATTTTCCCACGGAGGAGTCATCTGATAACTCCTGTTCTGTACTGCTAGACTTTCAAg ATGAGAACAGCAACCAAAGTTCTCTGTCAGACTCGTACCAGCATAAAGTAGCTGCAGACAGCAGCAATAACTCCAGTCCACAGCCCAGTGAGCCAGTCAGCCCTGCACCTCAGAGTCTAGACTACCGTACAGATGACCCACAGCCGCCCACCCTCGGCCAAGAAATCATGGAAG agcCACTGCTGCAGTCGAGTGAGATTGCAGATGAGCCGCCAACACTGATCAAAGAAGATCTTTTACCCCTCACTGCTCCG GAGGATGAGGACAGTTGTGGAGCCCCACCACTGAAAAGAATCTGTACCGAGCAGGTCTCGGTCATCCAGGCGGCCCCTCTtagctaa